From the Thamnophis elegans isolate rThaEle1 chromosome 16, rThaEle1.pri, whole genome shotgun sequence genome, the window GGCGAAGATGGCCTGCGGGATGCTGTAGCGCTTCAACTCGGTGGTGATCCGCTCGGCCACGTCCTTGGTGTTGATCTCTTCCGGCTGCCCCGAGTGGCTCCCGGCGCTTCCTcgcgaggcggcggcggcgggtttGGGTTCCCCGGAGGGGGCTTGGATCTGCCCGTGCCCACGGGCGTTCAGGTGGCTGTGAGGTCGGTGATGGACCCCGCCAAGCGGAACTAGGCCGGCCGCAGTCTGGGTGAGATGCTGGTCGCCCGGCCGGGCTAAGAGGGGCGGGTGCTGGGCTTCGAAGCCGCTGGGGGTGAGCATTTTCTCGGCCGGCGTGGCGACTCCGGCGTGGGCATAATGCGGCGGCCCCTGCTGGGTGGTGTGGAGTCCGCCCAGCGGGGAAAGGCTCTGCCCCAGGCCGGCCGCTTCTTTGGGGTACGGCGAGGGGTAGAGATTGTcggagaa encodes:
- the ONECUT1 gene encoding hepatocyte nuclear factor 6, producing the protein MAHLCKLPGLSREAGARATEPRSTGPPDCASGVQAGGGHPFAPPAGAMALASLLVAGGSEEYRSRAHPRSSAAPPLAGPLHPALNGSCQSPAGLSGSSSYTTLTPLQPPLPPIATVSAKFPHHPQSQPQAQDRLAGNFPLFSDNLYPSPYPKEAAGLGQSLSPLGGLHTTQQGPPHYAHAGVATPAEKMLTPSGFEAQHPPLLARPGDQHLTQTAAGLVPLGGVHHRPHSHLNARGHGQIQAPSGEPKPAAAASRGSAGSHSGQPEEINTKDVAERITTELKRYSIPQAIF